In Oncorhynchus gorbuscha isolate QuinsamMale2020 ecotype Even-year linkage group LG02, OgorEven_v1.0, whole genome shotgun sequence, a single genomic region encodes these proteins:
- the LOC124001971 gene encoding ELKS/Rab6-interacting/CAST family member 1-like isoform X4, translating into MYGSARSVGRADANHSGGGRDAGRDGGSSQGSGRSPRLPRSPRMGHRRTNSTGGSGGCPGGAGGKTLSMENIQSLNAAYATSGPMYLSDNEVAMSDRVNKSGREMTTMGRQRVTYGSRASAGGGGGVAASTPNIATSAPANAVLPGGMMAGDSLAFGDHHMASTVPHSLRQARDNTILDLQAQLKEVLRENELLCREVEVKESKLSSSMNSIKTFWSPELKKERALRKDEVSKITVWKEQYRVVQDETQHLHMTVQALQDELRIQRDLNQLLQQDPASQGRELALNSEPTEENYRRLHGDHERQAKELFLLRKTLEEMELRIDTQKQTLGARDESIKKLLEMLQSKGPSAKASEEDQERTRRLADAEMHRHHLESLLDQRDRETTALREELHRRYEGTPESTKTKALQTVIDMKDAKINSLERGLRDMEEEVMMLKSNGLLSCEERQEDMKQMEVYRSHTKFMKNKMDQVKQDMSRKDTELLGLQTKLETLTNQFSDSKQHIEVLKESLTAKEQRAAILQTEVDALRLRLEEKETTLNKKSKQIQEMSEEKGTLNGEIHDLKDMLEVKERKVNVLQKKIENLQEQLRDKEKQMSSLKERVKSLQTDTSNTDTALNTLEESLAEKERIIERLKEQRDRDDREKTEEIDSNKKELKDLKEKVSLLQGDLSDRETNLLDLKEHASSLASSGLKKDSKLKSMEISLDHKKEECLKLENHLKRAQNATLEAKANTELSERITSLEQEVTRHREDSGKAQAEVDRLLEILREMENEKNDKDRKINELEKQTKDQSKKVASLKHKEQVEKSRNARLVDEAKKREDNISESSQQVKDSLRLKTERIEELEEALRESVQITSEREMVLAQEEAARNHQEKQIEELLGAMEKVKQELESMRAKLSSTQQSLCEKETHLTTLRAERRKHLEEVLEMKQEALLAAISEKDANIALLELSSSKKKKTQDEVALLKREKDRLVQQLKQQTQNRMKLMADNYEDDHLKTAPDQTNHKPSPDQMIPPLLSLSENRNKLKLYIAHLTDLCHDRDPSILSVLTPPPHYHHANPPAWEEELHKMTLEQLELELELCEKESGELQEYANSVLQQIADYCPDILEQVVNALEESC; encoded by the exons ATGTACGGCAGCGCCCGTTCCGTTGGCCGAGCGGATGCCAACCACagcggaggagggagagacgctgggagggatggggggagcaGCCAGGGTTCTGGGCGCTCCCCTCGTCTCCCCCGCTCACCACGGATGGGTCACCGTCGCACCAACAGCACGGGGGGCAGCGGAGGATGTCCAGGCGGGGCGGGGGGTAAGACCCTCTCCATGGAGAACATCCAGTCCCTCAATGCAGCCTACGCCACCTCAGGACCCATGTACCTGAGCGACAACGAGGTCGCAATGTCCGACCGCGTTAACAAAAGCGGTCGGGAGATGACCACAATGGGGCGACAGAGGGTGACATACGGGTCAAGGGCGAGCGCAGGTGGGGGTGGAGGCGTGGCAGCCAGCACACCAAACATCGCCACGTCGGCCCCAGCCAACGCTGTGCTCCCTGGGGGAATGATGGCAGGTGACTCCCTGGCTTTTGGGGATCACCACATGGCCTCTACGGTGCCCCACTCCCTGAGACAAGCCCGGGATAACACCATACTGGACCTGCAGGCCCAGCTCAAAGAG GTTCTGCGTGAGAATGAGTTGCTGTGTCGTGAGGTGGAGGTGAAGGAGAGCAAGCTGAGTTCCTCCATGAACTCCATAAAGACCTTCTGGAGCCCTGAGCTGAAGAAGGAGAGAGCCCTAAGGAAGGACGAGGTGTCCAAGATCACTGTCTGGAAGGAACAATACCGTGTGGTGCAAGACGAGACACAG caCCTCCACATGACGGTCCAGGCCTTGCAGGATGAATTGAGGATCCAGAGAGACCTGAACCAGCTGCTCCAGCAGGACCCTGCCAGCCAGGGTCGCGAACTGGCCCTGAACTCTGAACCCACGGAGGAGAACTACCGGCGGCTTCATGGGGACCACGAGCGTCAGGCCAAGGAGCTGTTCCTGCTCAGAAAGACCCTGGAGGAGATGGAGCTGAGGATAGACACCCAGAAACAGACCCTGGGTGCCAGGGATGAGTCCATCAAGAAACTGCTGGAGATGCTGCAGAGCAAAG GGCCGTCGGCTAAGGCCTCAGAGGAAGACcaggagagaaccaggagacTGGCTGATGCTGAGATGCACAGACACCATCTAGAGTCCCTactggaccagagagacagggagacgacTGCTCTACGAGAG GAGCTGCATCGTCGATACGAGGGAACCCCAGAGTCCACCAAAACCAAGGCTCTACAGACAGTCATCGACATGAag GATGCTAAGATCAACTCTCTGGAGCGAGGTCTGAgggacatggaggaggaggtgatgatGCTCAAATCCAACGGCCTGCTGAGCtgtgaggagagacaggaggatatGAAACAGATGGAGGTCTACCGCAGCCACACCAAGTTCATGAAGAACAAG atggaCCAAGTAAAGCAGGACATGTCCAGGAAGGACACAGAGCTGCTAGGTTTACAGACCAAGCTGGAGACTCTGACCAACCAGTTCTCTGATAGCAAACAGCACATCGAGGTCCTCAAGGAGTCGCTGACTGCTAAAGAACAACGAGCTGCCATCCTACAGACAGAG GTGGATGCTTTGCGTCTGcgtctggaggagaaggagacCACGCTGAACAAGAAGAGTAAACAGATCCAGGAGATGTCTGAGGAGAAGGGCACGCTCAACGGAGAGATCCACGACCTCAAGGACATGCTGGAGGTCAAGGAGCGCAAGGTCAACGTCCTGCAGAAGAAG ATTGAGAACCTGCAGGAACagctgagagacaaggagaaGCAGATGAGCAGCctgaaggagagagtgaagtctctacagacagacacctctaacacagacacagcTCTTAACACACTGGAGGAGTCCCTCGCTgagaag GAGCGCATCATCGAGCGTCtgaaggagcagagagacagagacgacagGGAGAAGACTGAGGAGATCGACAGCAACAAGAAAGAACTGAAGGATCTGAAGGAGAAAGTCAGTCTGCTGCAGGGAGATCTGTCTgacagagag accaATCTGTTGGACCTAAAGGAGCATGCATCATCCCTGGCCTCCTCGGGGCTGAAGAAGGACTCCAAGCTGAAGAGTATGGAGATCTCTCTGGACCATAAGAAGGAGGAGTGTCTCAAACTGGAGAACCATCTTAAGAGG gcCCAGAATGCGACTTTGGAGGCCAAGGCGAACACGGAGCTGTCGGAACGCATCACCTCCCTGGAGCAGGAAGTGACCCGACACAGAGAAGATTCTGGCAAGGCTCAGGCGGAGGTGGACCGGCTGCTGGAGatcctgagagagatggagaatgagaaGAACGACAAGGACCGCAAGATCAACGAGCTGGAGAA GCAGACCAAGGACCAGAGTAAGAAGGTAGCATCCCTGAAACATAAGGAGCAGGTGGAGAAAAGTAGGAACGCCCGACTGGTGGACGAAGCTaaaaagagagaggacaacatCTCAGAGAGCTCTCAACAGGTCaag GACTCTCTGCGGTTGAAGACTGAGCGTATCGAGGAGTTAGAGGAGGCTCTGAGGGAGAGTGTTCAGattacatcagagagagagatggtgctGGCACAGGAGGAAGCTGCCAGGAACCACCAGGAGAAACAg atTGAGGAGCTGCTGGGGGCCATGGAGAAGGTCAAACAGGAGCTGGAGTCTATGAGGGCCAAGCTATCATCTACCCAACAGTCCCTGTGTGAGAAGGAGACTCACCTCACCACTTTGAGGGCCGAACGCAGGAAacacctggaggaggtgctggaaaTGAA ACAGGAGGCGCTGCTGGCAGCCATCAGTGAGAAGGACGCCAACATTGCCCTGCTGGAGCTGTCCTCGTCCAAGAAGAAGAAGACGCAGGACGAGGTGGCTCTgctaaagagagagaaggaccGTCTGGTACAACAGCTCAAACAGCAG actCAGAACCGTATGAAGCTAATGGCAGACAACTATGAGGATGACCACTTGAAGACCGCTCCCGACCAGACCAATCACAAACCTTCTCCAGATCAG ATGAtcccccctctcctgtccctgaGTGAGAATCGCAATAAGCTTAAGCTCTACATTGCCCACCTGACTGACCTCTGCCATGACCGAGACCCCAGCATCCTCAGCGTCCTGACCCCACCCCCCCACTATCACCACGCCAACccaccagcctgggaggaggaGCTACACAAGATGACTTTGGAGCAG
- the LOC124001971 gene encoding ELKS/Rab6-interacting/CAST family member 1-like isoform X1 — protein sequence MYGSARSVGRADANHSGGGRDAGRDGGSSQGSGRSPRLPRSPRMGHRRTNSTGGSGGCPGGAGGKTLSMENIQSLNAAYATSGPMYLSDNEVAMSDRVNKSGREMTTMGRQRVTYGSRASAGGGGGVAASTPNIATSAPANAVLPGGMMAGDSLAFGDHHMASTVPHSLRQARDNTILDLQAQLKEVLRENELLCREVEVKESKLSSSMNSIKTFWSPELKKERALRKDEVSKITVWKEQYRVVQDETQHLHMTVQALQDELRIQRDLNQLLQQDPASQGRELALNSEPTEENYRRLHGDHERQAKELFLLRKTLEEMELRIDTQKQTLGARDESIKKLLEMLQSKGPSAKASEEDQERTRRLADAEMHRHHLESLLDQRDRETTALREELHRRYEGTPESTKTKALQTVIDMKDAKINSLERGLRDMEEEVMMLKSNGLLSCEERQEDMKQMEVYRSHTKFMKNKMDQVKQDMSRKDTELLGLQTKLETLTNQFSDSKQHIEVLKESLTAKEQRAAILQTEVDALRLRLEEKETTLNKKSKQIQEMSEEKGTLNGEIHDLKDMLEVKERKVNVLQKKIENLQEQLRDKEKQMSSLKERVKSLQTDTSNTDTALNTLEESLAEKERIIERLKEQRDRDDREKTEEIDSNKKELKDLKEKVSLLQGDLSDRETNLLDLKEHASSLASSGLKKDSKLKSMEISLDHKKEECLKLENHLKRAQNATLEAKANTELSERITSLEQEVTRHREDSGKAQAEVDRLLEILREMENEKNDKDRKINELENQSSRQTKDQSKKVASLKHKEQVEKSRNARLVDEAKKREDNISESSQQVKDSLRLKTERIEELEEALRESVQITSEREMVLAQEEAARNHQEKQKHSHKPMHESNHVHFKWSKIEELLGAMEKVKQELESMRAKLSSTQQSLCEKETHLTTLRAERRKHLEEVLEMKQEALLAAISEKDANIALLELSSSKKKKTQDEVALLKREKDRLVQQLKQQTQNRMKLMADNYEDDHLKTAPDQTNHKPSPDQMIPPLLSLSENRNKLKLYIAHLTDLCHDRDPSILSVLTPPPHYHHANPPAWEEELHKMTLEQLELELELCEKESGELQEYANSVLQQIADYCPDILEQVVNALEESC from the exons ATGTACGGCAGCGCCCGTTCCGTTGGCCGAGCGGATGCCAACCACagcggaggagggagagacgctgggagggatggggggagcaGCCAGGGTTCTGGGCGCTCCCCTCGTCTCCCCCGCTCACCACGGATGGGTCACCGTCGCACCAACAGCACGGGGGGCAGCGGAGGATGTCCAGGCGGGGCGGGGGGTAAGACCCTCTCCATGGAGAACATCCAGTCCCTCAATGCAGCCTACGCCACCTCAGGACCCATGTACCTGAGCGACAACGAGGTCGCAATGTCCGACCGCGTTAACAAAAGCGGTCGGGAGATGACCACAATGGGGCGACAGAGGGTGACATACGGGTCAAGGGCGAGCGCAGGTGGGGGTGGAGGCGTGGCAGCCAGCACACCAAACATCGCCACGTCGGCCCCAGCCAACGCTGTGCTCCCTGGGGGAATGATGGCAGGTGACTCCCTGGCTTTTGGGGATCACCACATGGCCTCTACGGTGCCCCACTCCCTGAGACAAGCCCGGGATAACACCATACTGGACCTGCAGGCCCAGCTCAAAGAG GTTCTGCGTGAGAATGAGTTGCTGTGTCGTGAGGTGGAGGTGAAGGAGAGCAAGCTGAGTTCCTCCATGAACTCCATAAAGACCTTCTGGAGCCCTGAGCTGAAGAAGGAGAGAGCCCTAAGGAAGGACGAGGTGTCCAAGATCACTGTCTGGAAGGAACAATACCGTGTGGTGCAAGACGAGACACAG caCCTCCACATGACGGTCCAGGCCTTGCAGGATGAATTGAGGATCCAGAGAGACCTGAACCAGCTGCTCCAGCAGGACCCTGCCAGCCAGGGTCGCGAACTGGCCCTGAACTCTGAACCCACGGAGGAGAACTACCGGCGGCTTCATGGGGACCACGAGCGTCAGGCCAAGGAGCTGTTCCTGCTCAGAAAGACCCTGGAGGAGATGGAGCTGAGGATAGACACCCAGAAACAGACCCTGGGTGCCAGGGATGAGTCCATCAAGAAACTGCTGGAGATGCTGCAGAGCAAAG GGCCGTCGGCTAAGGCCTCAGAGGAAGACcaggagagaaccaggagacTGGCTGATGCTGAGATGCACAGACACCATCTAGAGTCCCTactggaccagagagacagggagacgacTGCTCTACGAGAG GAGCTGCATCGTCGATACGAGGGAACCCCAGAGTCCACCAAAACCAAGGCTCTACAGACAGTCATCGACATGAag GATGCTAAGATCAACTCTCTGGAGCGAGGTCTGAgggacatggaggaggaggtgatgatGCTCAAATCCAACGGCCTGCTGAGCtgtgaggagagacaggaggatatGAAACAGATGGAGGTCTACCGCAGCCACACCAAGTTCATGAAGAACAAG atggaCCAAGTAAAGCAGGACATGTCCAGGAAGGACACAGAGCTGCTAGGTTTACAGACCAAGCTGGAGACTCTGACCAACCAGTTCTCTGATAGCAAACAGCACATCGAGGTCCTCAAGGAGTCGCTGACTGCTAAAGAACAACGAGCTGCCATCCTACAGACAGAG GTGGATGCTTTGCGTCTGcgtctggaggagaaggagacCACGCTGAACAAGAAGAGTAAACAGATCCAGGAGATGTCTGAGGAGAAGGGCACGCTCAACGGAGAGATCCACGACCTCAAGGACATGCTGGAGGTCAAGGAGCGCAAGGTCAACGTCCTGCAGAAGAAG ATTGAGAACCTGCAGGAACagctgagagacaaggagaaGCAGATGAGCAGCctgaaggagagagtgaagtctctacagacagacacctctaacacagacacagcTCTTAACACACTGGAGGAGTCCCTCGCTgagaag GAGCGCATCATCGAGCGTCtgaaggagcagagagacagagacgacagGGAGAAGACTGAGGAGATCGACAGCAACAAGAAAGAACTGAAGGATCTGAAGGAGAAAGTCAGTCTGCTGCAGGGAGATCTGTCTgacagagag accaATCTGTTGGACCTAAAGGAGCATGCATCATCCCTGGCCTCCTCGGGGCTGAAGAAGGACTCCAAGCTGAAGAGTATGGAGATCTCTCTGGACCATAAGAAGGAGGAGTGTCTCAAACTGGAGAACCATCTTAAGAGG gcCCAGAATGCGACTTTGGAGGCCAAGGCGAACACGGAGCTGTCGGAACGCATCACCTCCCTGGAGCAGGAAGTGACCCGACACAGAGAAGATTCTGGCAAGGCTCAGGCGGAGGTGGACCGGCTGCTGGAGatcctgagagagatggagaatgagaaGAACGACAAGGACCGCAAGATCAACGAGCTGGAGAA tcagtcctccag GCAGACCAAGGACCAGAGTAAGAAGGTAGCATCCCTGAAACATAAGGAGCAGGTGGAGAAAAGTAGGAACGCCCGACTGGTGGACGAAGCTaaaaagagagaggacaacatCTCAGAGAGCTCTCAACAGGTCaag GACTCTCTGCGGTTGAAGACTGAGCGTATCGAGGAGTTAGAGGAGGCTCTGAGGGAGAGTGTTCAGattacatcagagagagagatggtgctGGCACAGGAGGAAGCTGCCAGGAACCACCAGGAGAAACAg AAGCACTCACACAAACCAATGCATGAGTCCAACCACGTCCACTTTAAGTGGTCTAAG atTGAGGAGCTGCTGGGGGCCATGGAGAAGGTCAAACAGGAGCTGGAGTCTATGAGGGCCAAGCTATCATCTACCCAACAGTCCCTGTGTGAGAAGGAGACTCACCTCACCACTTTGAGGGCCGAACGCAGGAAacacctggaggaggtgctggaaaTGAA ACAGGAGGCGCTGCTGGCAGCCATCAGTGAGAAGGACGCCAACATTGCCCTGCTGGAGCTGTCCTCGTCCAAGAAGAAGAAGACGCAGGACGAGGTGGCTCTgctaaagagagagaaggaccGTCTGGTACAACAGCTCAAACAGCAG actCAGAACCGTATGAAGCTAATGGCAGACAACTATGAGGATGACCACTTGAAGACCGCTCCCGACCAGACCAATCACAAACCTTCTCCAGATCAG ATGAtcccccctctcctgtccctgaGTGAGAATCGCAATAAGCTTAAGCTCTACATTGCCCACCTGACTGACCTCTGCCATGACCGAGACCCCAGCATCCTCAGCGTCCTGACCCCACCCCCCCACTATCACCACGCCAACccaccagcctgggaggaggaGCTACACAAGATGACTTTGGAGCAG
- the LOC124001971 gene encoding ELKS/Rab6-interacting/CAST family member 1-like isoform X3 yields MYGSARSVGRADANHSGGGRDAGRDGGSSQGSGRSPRLPRSPRMGHRRTNSTGGSGGCPGGAGGKTLSMENIQSLNAAYATSGPMYLSDNEVAMSDRVNKSGREMTTMGRQRVTYGSRASAGGGGGVAASTPNIATSAPANAVLPGGMMAGDSLAFGDHHMASTVPHSLRQARDNTILDLQAQLKEVLRENELLCREVEVKESKLSSSMNSIKTFWSPELKKERALRKDEVSKITVWKEQYRVVQDETQHLHMTVQALQDELRIQRDLNQLLQQDPASQGRELALNSEPTEENYRRLHGDHERQAKELFLLRKTLEEMELRIDTQKQTLGARDESIKKLLEMLQSKGPSAKASEEDQERTRRLADAEMHRHHLESLLDQRDRETTALREELHRRYEGTPESTKTKALQTVIDMKDAKINSLERGLRDMEEEVMMLKSNGLLSCEERQEDMKQMEVYRSHTKFMKNKMDQVKQDMSRKDTELLGLQTKLETLTNQFSDSKQHIEVLKESLTAKEQRAAILQTEVDALRLRLEEKETTLNKKSKQIQEMSEEKGTLNGEIHDLKDMLEVKERKVNVLQKKIENLQEQLRDKEKQMSSLKERVKSLQTDTSNTDTALNTLEESLAEKERIIERLKEQRDRDDREKTEEIDSNKKELKDLKEKVSLLQGDLSDRETNLLDLKEHASSLASSGLKKDSKLKSMEISLDHKKEECLKLENHLKRAQNATLEAKANTELSERITSLEQEVTRHREDSGKAQAEVDRLLEILREMENEKNDKDRKINELENQSSRQTKDQSKKVASLKHKEQVEKSRNARLVDEAKKREDNISESSQQVKDSLRLKTERIEELEEALRESVQITSEREMVLAQEEAARNHQEKQIEELLGAMEKVKQELESMRAKLSSTQQSLCEKETHLTTLRAERRKHLEEVLEMKQEALLAAISEKDANIALLELSSSKKKKTQDEVALLKREKDRLVQQLKQQTQNRMKLMADNYEDDHLKTAPDQTNHKPSPDQMIPPLLSLSENRNKLKLYIAHLTDLCHDRDPSILSVLTPPPHYHHANPPAWEEELHKMTLEQLELELELCEKESGELQEYANSVLQQIADYCPDILEQVVNALEESC; encoded by the exons ATGTACGGCAGCGCCCGTTCCGTTGGCCGAGCGGATGCCAACCACagcggaggagggagagacgctgggagggatggggggagcaGCCAGGGTTCTGGGCGCTCCCCTCGTCTCCCCCGCTCACCACGGATGGGTCACCGTCGCACCAACAGCACGGGGGGCAGCGGAGGATGTCCAGGCGGGGCGGGGGGTAAGACCCTCTCCATGGAGAACATCCAGTCCCTCAATGCAGCCTACGCCACCTCAGGACCCATGTACCTGAGCGACAACGAGGTCGCAATGTCCGACCGCGTTAACAAAAGCGGTCGGGAGATGACCACAATGGGGCGACAGAGGGTGACATACGGGTCAAGGGCGAGCGCAGGTGGGGGTGGAGGCGTGGCAGCCAGCACACCAAACATCGCCACGTCGGCCCCAGCCAACGCTGTGCTCCCTGGGGGAATGATGGCAGGTGACTCCCTGGCTTTTGGGGATCACCACATGGCCTCTACGGTGCCCCACTCCCTGAGACAAGCCCGGGATAACACCATACTGGACCTGCAGGCCCAGCTCAAAGAG GTTCTGCGTGAGAATGAGTTGCTGTGTCGTGAGGTGGAGGTGAAGGAGAGCAAGCTGAGTTCCTCCATGAACTCCATAAAGACCTTCTGGAGCCCTGAGCTGAAGAAGGAGAGAGCCCTAAGGAAGGACGAGGTGTCCAAGATCACTGTCTGGAAGGAACAATACCGTGTGGTGCAAGACGAGACACAG caCCTCCACATGACGGTCCAGGCCTTGCAGGATGAATTGAGGATCCAGAGAGACCTGAACCAGCTGCTCCAGCAGGACCCTGCCAGCCAGGGTCGCGAACTGGCCCTGAACTCTGAACCCACGGAGGAGAACTACCGGCGGCTTCATGGGGACCACGAGCGTCAGGCCAAGGAGCTGTTCCTGCTCAGAAAGACCCTGGAGGAGATGGAGCTGAGGATAGACACCCAGAAACAGACCCTGGGTGCCAGGGATGAGTCCATCAAGAAACTGCTGGAGATGCTGCAGAGCAAAG GGCCGTCGGCTAAGGCCTCAGAGGAAGACcaggagagaaccaggagacTGGCTGATGCTGAGATGCACAGACACCATCTAGAGTCCCTactggaccagagagacagggagacgacTGCTCTACGAGAG GAGCTGCATCGTCGATACGAGGGAACCCCAGAGTCCACCAAAACCAAGGCTCTACAGACAGTCATCGACATGAag GATGCTAAGATCAACTCTCTGGAGCGAGGTCTGAgggacatggaggaggaggtgatgatGCTCAAATCCAACGGCCTGCTGAGCtgtgaggagagacaggaggatatGAAACAGATGGAGGTCTACCGCAGCCACACCAAGTTCATGAAGAACAAG atggaCCAAGTAAAGCAGGACATGTCCAGGAAGGACACAGAGCTGCTAGGTTTACAGACCAAGCTGGAGACTCTGACCAACCAGTTCTCTGATAGCAAACAGCACATCGAGGTCCTCAAGGAGTCGCTGACTGCTAAAGAACAACGAGCTGCCATCCTACAGACAGAG GTGGATGCTTTGCGTCTGcgtctggaggagaaggagacCACGCTGAACAAGAAGAGTAAACAGATCCAGGAGATGTCTGAGGAGAAGGGCACGCTCAACGGAGAGATCCACGACCTCAAGGACATGCTGGAGGTCAAGGAGCGCAAGGTCAACGTCCTGCAGAAGAAG ATTGAGAACCTGCAGGAACagctgagagacaaggagaaGCAGATGAGCAGCctgaaggagagagtgaagtctctacagacagacacctctaacacagacacagcTCTTAACACACTGGAGGAGTCCCTCGCTgagaag GAGCGCATCATCGAGCGTCtgaaggagcagagagacagagacgacagGGAGAAGACTGAGGAGATCGACAGCAACAAGAAAGAACTGAAGGATCTGAAGGAGAAAGTCAGTCTGCTGCAGGGAGATCTGTCTgacagagag accaATCTGTTGGACCTAAAGGAGCATGCATCATCCCTGGCCTCCTCGGGGCTGAAGAAGGACTCCAAGCTGAAGAGTATGGAGATCTCTCTGGACCATAAGAAGGAGGAGTGTCTCAAACTGGAGAACCATCTTAAGAGG gcCCAGAATGCGACTTTGGAGGCCAAGGCGAACACGGAGCTGTCGGAACGCATCACCTCCCTGGAGCAGGAAGTGACCCGACACAGAGAAGATTCTGGCAAGGCTCAGGCGGAGGTGGACCGGCTGCTGGAGatcctgagagagatggagaatgagaaGAACGACAAGGACCGCAAGATCAACGAGCTGGAGAA tcagtcctccag GCAGACCAAGGACCAGAGTAAGAAGGTAGCATCCCTGAAACATAAGGAGCAGGTGGAGAAAAGTAGGAACGCCCGACTGGTGGACGAAGCTaaaaagagagaggacaacatCTCAGAGAGCTCTCAACAGGTCaag GACTCTCTGCGGTTGAAGACTGAGCGTATCGAGGAGTTAGAGGAGGCTCTGAGGGAGAGTGTTCAGattacatcagagagagagatggtgctGGCACAGGAGGAAGCTGCCAGGAACCACCAGGAGAAACAg atTGAGGAGCTGCTGGGGGCCATGGAGAAGGTCAAACAGGAGCTGGAGTCTATGAGGGCCAAGCTATCATCTACCCAACAGTCCCTGTGTGAGAAGGAGACTCACCTCACCACTTTGAGGGCCGAACGCAGGAAacacctggaggaggtgctggaaaTGAA ACAGGAGGCGCTGCTGGCAGCCATCAGTGAGAAGGACGCCAACATTGCCCTGCTGGAGCTGTCCTCGTCCAAGAAGAAGAAGACGCAGGACGAGGTGGCTCTgctaaagagagagaaggaccGTCTGGTACAACAGCTCAAACAGCAG actCAGAACCGTATGAAGCTAATGGCAGACAACTATGAGGATGACCACTTGAAGACCGCTCCCGACCAGACCAATCACAAACCTTCTCCAGATCAG ATGAtcccccctctcctgtccctgaGTGAGAATCGCAATAAGCTTAAGCTCTACATTGCCCACCTGACTGACCTCTGCCATGACCGAGACCCCAGCATCCTCAGCGTCCTGACCCCACCCCCCCACTATCACCACGCCAACccaccagcctgggaggaggaGCTACACAAGATGACTTTGGAGCAG